The following are encoded together in the Burkholderiales bacterium genome:
- a CDS encoding molybdopterin cofactor-binding domain-containing protein, producing MRHWIENYSHSVTRRDFLKGAAAGGFVVGLHLSPLGKSHPFSGIGAAQAAEGVELPQGAFMPNVFVAIDKKGIVTVVCHRSEMGQGIRTGIPQIVADELEADWSRVRVVQAEGDSKKYGNQYTDGSRSIRHNLQRMREFGAVTRTMLEQAAAIKMGVKAAECKAVNHRVVHVPSGRAMDYGQLVDTAATLKIPSVKDVQLKDPANFRYIGKPVDTIDGPDIVTGRAIFGIDKRLPGMLYAVVEHCPVTYGKVKSFDASEALKVPGVVRVVELPQTQPPIVFNTLGGIAIVAKNTWAAEQGRKKLKIEWDYGPNVVYNSDKFKEEMAQTARSDAKVVRQEGDAVAAMGRASKVIEADFYVPHYAHATMEPPAAIAHYKDGKCEVWSACQDGQAARSTVAGALGIDEKNVTSYVTLLGGAFGRKSKPDFAAEAALLSKQMGAPVRVTWTREDDLQHAYYHTVCAQHVKAGLDENGRCIAWHHRNVFPTIWSTFEKSDPEYGHKIEFSLGYIDMPYAIPNLRLENGKAKAHVRIGWLRSVNNIPNAFVQNTVANMLAYEAGRDPYDYLLELIGPDRVLDLSSTDYWNYDQTYDEYPIMTWRLKNVLRMAAAQAGYGRKLPEREAIGLAVHRSFTTYVATAVHVRVSKDGKVSIPRVDVAYDAGLVVNPDRAKAQMEGACIYGMSAAWACQITAKNGVIEQKNFPDYPVVRIMDAPREIHVHQVLAGDYPPGGIGEPGVPPFIPALTNAIFAATGKRITELPISKYDLSA from the coding sequence ATGAGACACTGGATCGAGAACTACAGCCATAGCGTCACCCGCCGCGACTTCCTGAAGGGAGCGGCCGCCGGCGGTTTCGTGGTCGGACTGCACTTGTCGCCATTGGGCAAGTCGCATCCGTTCTCCGGCATTGGCGCCGCGCAGGCGGCCGAGGGCGTGGAGCTGCCGCAGGGCGCGTTCATGCCCAACGTGTTCGTCGCCATCGACAAGAAAGGCATCGTCACGGTCGTCTGCCACCGCTCGGAAATGGGCCAGGGCATTCGCACCGGCATTCCGCAGATCGTGGCCGACGAGCTGGAAGCCGATTGGAGCCGCGTGCGTGTCGTGCAGGCCGAAGGCGACTCCAAGAAATACGGCAACCAGTACACCGACGGTTCGCGGTCGATCCGTCACAACCTGCAGCGCATGCGCGAGTTCGGCGCGGTCACACGCACCATGCTCGAGCAGGCCGCGGCGATCAAGATGGGCGTGAAGGCGGCCGAGTGCAAGGCGGTGAACCACCGCGTGGTGCACGTGCCCAGCGGCCGGGCCATGGATTACGGCCAGCTGGTCGACACCGCCGCCACCCTGAAGATTCCGAGCGTCAAGGACGTTCAGCTCAAGGATCCGGCGAACTTCCGCTACATCGGCAAGCCCGTCGATACCATCGACGGTCCGGACATCGTGACCGGTCGCGCGATCTTCGGCATCGACAAGCGCCTGCCCGGCATGCTCTACGCTGTGGTCGAACACTGTCCGGTCACGTACGGCAAGGTCAAGTCCTTCGACGCCTCCGAGGCGCTCAAGGTACCGGGCGTGGTCAGGGTGGTCGAGCTGCCGCAGACCCAGCCGCCGATCGTGTTCAACACGCTGGGCGGCATCGCGATCGTGGCCAAGAACACCTGGGCCGCGGAACAGGGCCGCAAGAAGCTCAAGATCGAGTGGGACTACGGCCCGAACGTGGTCTACAACTCGGACAAGTTCAAGGAGGAGATGGCCCAGACCGCGCGCAGCGATGCCAAGGTGGTGCGCCAGGAAGGCGATGCCGTGGCTGCCATGGGCCGCGCGTCGAAGGTCATCGAAGCCGACTTCTATGTGCCGCACTACGCTCATGCGACGATGGAGCCGCCGGCGGCCATCGCCCACTACAAGGACGGCAAGTGCGAAGTCTGGTCGGCCTGCCAGGATGGTCAGGCGGCACGCTCGACCGTGGCCGGTGCGCTGGGCATCGACGAGAAGAACGTCACTTCGTATGTCACCCTGCTGGGCGGCGCGTTCGGGCGCAAGTCCAAGCCGGATTTCGCGGCCGAAGCGGCGTTGCTGTCCAAGCAGATGGGCGCCCCGGTGCGGGTGACTTGGACGCGCGAGGACGATCTGCAGCATGCCTACTACCACACGGTGTGCGCGCAGCACGTCAAGGCCGGTCTGGACGAAAACGGCAGGTGCATCGCCTGGCATCACCGCAACGTGTTCCCGACCATCTGGTCGACGTTCGAGAAGAGCGATCCGGAATACGGGCACAAGATCGAGTTCAGCCTTGGCTACATCGACATGCCCTACGCGATCCCCAACCTGCGCCTGGAGAACGGCAAGGCCAAGGCGCACGTACGCATCGGCTGGCTGCGTTCGGTGAACAACATCCCCAACGCCTTCGTGCAGAACACGGTGGCCAACATGCTGGCCTACGAGGCGGGGCGCGATCCATACGACTACCTGCTCGAGCTCATCGGGCCGGACCGCGTGCTCGACCTCTCGTCGACGGATTACTGGAACTACGACCAGACCTACGACGAGTACCCCATCATGACGTGGCGCCTGAAGAACGTGCTGCGCATGGCCGCGGCGCAGGCCGGCTATGGCCGCAAGCTGCCGGAACGCGAGGCGATCGGGCTGGCGGTGCACCGCAGCTTCACCACTTACGTGGCCACCGCGGTTCACGTCAGGGTGTCCAAGGACGGCAAGGTCAGCATCCCGCGCGTGGACGTGGCCTACGACGCCGGCCTTGTGGTCAACCCGGATCGGGCGAAGGCGCAGATGGAAGGTGCGTGCATCTACGGAATGTCCGCGGCCTGGGCCTGCCAGATCACGGCCAAAAACGGTGTGATCGAGCAGAAGAACTTCCCGGACTACCCGGTAGTTCGCATCATGGATGCGCCGCGCGAGATCCACGTGCACCAGGTGCTGGCCGGCGATTACCCGCCGGGAGGCATCGGGGAGCCGGGTGTGCCGCCGTTCATCCCGGCGCTGACCAACGCCATCTTCGCGGCCACCGGCAAGCGCATCACCGAGCTGCCGATCTCGAAGTACGACCTGTCCGCATAG
- a CDS encoding (2Fe-2S)-binding protein — protein sequence MAISLKINGRSHSVDVPPEMPLLWVLRDTLGLTGTKFGCGIAACGACTVHVGGQAVRSCVVPVSAVKEPVTTIEGLSKNGDHPVQKAWLKHNVAQCGYCQAGQIMQAAAFLKSNPKPTDAEIDAAMQGNICRCGTYNRIRAAIKDAAGV from the coding sequence ATGGCAATCTCGTTGAAGATCAACGGCAGGTCCCACAGCGTGGACGTGCCCCCGGAGATGCCCCTGCTCTGGGTACTCCGGGACACCCTCGGTCTGACCGGCACCAAGTTCGGCTGCGGCATCGCGGCATGCGGCGCCTGTACCGTCCACGTCGGCGGGCAGGCAGTTCGGTCGTGCGTGGTGCCGGTCAGCGCGGTCAAGGAACCGGTGACGACGATCGAGGGGCTGAGCAAGAACGGCGACCACCCGGTGCAGAAGGCCTGGCTCAAGCACAACGTCGCGCAGTGCGGTTACTGCCAGGCCGGGCAGATCATGCAGGCCGCCGCGTTCCTGAAGTCGAATCCGAAGCCGACCGATGCGGAAATCGATGCCGCGATGCAGGGCAACATCTGCCGCTGCGGCACGTACAACCGCATTCGCGCGGCGATCAAAGACGCAGCGGGGGTGTGA
- a CDS encoding surface-adhesin E family protein, which produces MKATVLGFVALAALASATLCGRSLAAEWEPVTETESAVYLIDRTSLGPAQAVQSAWVLVTGGHGRGLEHYGSRTQLMVFDCDRRAVALKQYALHSLPGGQGVVLRAETYDDDKLEFSQQGPGSVGDQLLGAVCDR; this is translated from the coding sequence ATGAAGGCAACGGTCCTGGGTTTCGTGGCGCTCGCCGCGCTCGCCAGCGCAACGCTCTGCGGCCGCAGCCTCGCTGCCGAATGGGAGCCGGTCACCGAGACGGAATCGGCGGTCTATCTCATCGACCGCACGAGCCTCGGTCCGGCGCAGGCTGTCCAGTCTGCTTGGGTATTGGTGACCGGCGGGCATGGTCGGGGGCTGGAGCACTATGGGTCACGCACGCAGCTCATGGTCTTCGACTGCGACCGACGGGCTGTTGCCCTCAAGCAGTACGCCTTGCATTCGCTGCCCGGCGGGCAGGGCGTGGTGCTTCGCGCCGAGACCTACGACGACGACAAGCTGGAATTCTCCCAGCAGGGGCCCGGTTCAGTCGGCGATCAGCTTCTGGGCGCGGTATGCGATCGCTGA
- a CDS encoding protein-L-isoaspartate(D-aspartate) O-methyltransferase, which translates to MTEQQFAAMRQQMVVEIATHVVLVGERIGKYNLDPRVMEAMGKVPRHQFVPVELQPYAYLNRPLPIGFEKTISQPFIVALMTDLLAPRKEDRVLEIGTGLGYQAAILAQLVSRIYSIEIIEPLAEQAARRLRRAGYRNIELKIGNGYHGWPEQAPFDKIIVTAAPDLIPPMLIHQLRPGGRMVLPAGLPESQQLMLVEKSAEGKLATREILPVRFSQLEGEGAESV; encoded by the coding sequence ATGACCGAGCAGCAGTTCGCCGCGATGCGCCAGCAGATGGTGGTGGAGATCGCGACCCACGTGGTATTGGTGGGAGAGCGCATCGGCAAGTACAACCTCGACCCCAGGGTCATGGAGGCCATGGGGAAGGTGCCGCGGCACCAATTCGTGCCCGTCGAGCTGCAGCCGTACGCCTATCTCAACCGACCGCTGCCGATCGGATTCGAGAAGACGATTTCGCAGCCCTTCATCGTGGCGCTGATGACCGACCTGCTGGCACCGCGCAAGGAAGACCGGGTGCTGGAGATCGGAACCGGTCTGGGCTATCAGGCCGCGATCCTCGCCCAACTGGTCAGCCGGATCTACAGCATCGAGATCATCGAGCCGCTCGCGGAGCAGGCCGCTCGCCGGCTCAGGCGTGCCGGTTACCGCAATATCGAGCTGAAGATCGGCAACGGTTATCACGGCTGGCCCGAGCAGGCGCCGTTCGACAAGATCATCGTCACCGCGGCACCGGACCTGATTCCTCCGATGTTGATTCATCAGCTCAGGCCGGGCGGCCGCATGGTCCTCCCCGCCGGGCTGCCCGAAAGTCAGCAGCTCATGCTGGTGGAAAAGAGCGCCGAGGGAAAGCTCGCCACCCGAGAGATCCTGCCCGTGCGTTTCTCCCAGTTGGAGGGCGAAGGGGCGGAATCGGTCTGA
- a CDS encoding Rap1a/Tai family immunity protein — protein MKDLARYVACTLLLVAPCALGAEEWFRGGFTGKELLAACKAATDESVHDFERGICRGFIEGFVAGRHVGDTWHAFHHREEKLDEVYGRLCIPREIKKVALAIVFVQYLEKNTEKLNWNAGTLLEAALKQAFPCPAKRP, from the coding sequence ATGAAAGACCTCGCACGCTACGTTGCCTGCACCCTGCTCCTGGTGGCGCCGTGCGCCTTGGGCGCCGAGGAATGGTTCCGCGGCGGTTTCACCGGCAAGGAACTGCTGGCGGCCTGCAAGGCCGCGACCGATGAATCGGTGCACGACTTCGAGCGCGGAATCTGCAGGGGATTCATCGAGGGCTTCGTCGCCGGTCGGCATGTGGGCGACACGTGGCACGCCTTTCACCACCGCGAGGAGAAGCTCGACGAGGTCTATGGCCGCCTCTGCATCCCCAGGGAGATCAAGAAAGTCGCGCTTGCCATCGTCTTCGTCCAATACCTGGAGAAGAACACCGAGAAACTGAACTGGAACGCCGGGACCCTGCTGGAAGCGGCGCTCAAGCAGGCGTTCCCATGTCCCGCCAAGCGGCCATGA
- a CDS encoding methyltransferase domain-containing protein: MSTEAQPGRAGSRDPVVAFYDAHPINEEQILNTLRGRGLSLEGLTEEVLKDHDQDHFGGIEANDVLAARAGIGPHHLVLDVCSGLGGPARYLAHRIGCRVVGLDFTESRHLAAQRLTRMVGLDGLVSFRHGDAQHMPFADETFDVVVGQEAWCHVPDKARLVAECARVLKPGGVVAFTDILRRDRLTATEMERLKREMTFPVLETLDGYAALLEGRGCRLEHREDLSELWTEVLKQRLAMYRGLQSETVRRYGVEHYRKWDRTYAFFVGLFSEGKLGGGRFVARKAQRA; encoded by the coding sequence ATGAGCACAGAAGCGCAACCAGGCCGCGCAGGCTCGCGCGACCCGGTGGTCGCCTTCTATGACGCGCACCCGATCAACGAGGAGCAGATCCTCAACACGCTGCGCGGCCGCGGCCTGTCGCTCGAAGGCCTGACGGAAGAGGTGCTGAAGGATCACGATCAGGATCATTTCGGCGGCATCGAAGCCAACGACGTCCTCGCCGCAAGGGCGGGGATCGGGCCGCACCACCTGGTACTGGATGTGTGCAGCGGACTGGGCGGACCGGCGCGCTACCTCGCGCACCGCATCGGCTGCAGAGTCGTGGGGCTGGACTTCACCGAGAGCCGCCATCTCGCGGCGCAGCGCTTGACGAGGATGGTGGGCCTGGACGGTCTCGTGTCGTTCCGGCACGGCGATGCGCAGCACATGCCCTTCGCGGACGAGACCTTCGATGTTGTCGTCGGCCAGGAAGCGTGGTGCCACGTGCCCGACAAGGCGAGGCTCGTCGCCGAGTGCGCGCGGGTGCTGAAACCCGGCGGAGTGGTCGCCTTCACCGACATCCTGCGACGCGACCGGCTCACCGCCACCGAAATGGAACGCCTGAAGCGGGAAATGACCTTCCCGGTCCTCGAGACCCTGGACGGTTACGCCGCGCTGCTGGAAGGCCGCGGCTGCCGGCTCGAACACCGCGAGGACCTGAGCGAACTCTGGACCGAGGTCCTCAAGCAGCGCCTGGCGATGTATCGGGGTCTGCAATCCGAGACCGTGCGCAGGTATGGAGTGGAGCACTACCGCAAATGGGACCGCACCTATGCGTTCTTCGTCGGCCTGTTCTCCGAAGGAAAGCTGGGCGGCGGTCGGTTTGTGGCGAGGAAGGCGCAACGCGCATGA
- a CDS encoding thiamine pyrophosphate-dependent enzyme, with protein sequence MDRAAQQNVSISGRSAFLQLLASEGIEYLFGNPGTTELAIMEALGAQSDIRYVLGLQEAVVVAMADGYGRASGRLAAANVHVAPGLGNAMGALYNARFFGSPVLLTAGQQEQGHGLMEPMLYDPLVPIAQPLVKWAVECTRVEDLPRIVRRAAKVALTPPTGPVFLSLPGDVLDAQRALDLGRPTRVAADVRPGDATLEKLAGRVLAARNPVIIAGHELSRRDAFEEAAQLAEMLGAPVWQETVPYGASFPSAHRAFAGWLTRSQPQVRSLLQPHDLLICLGADLLRMSVHNPVDALPEGLPVIHVSERDWELGKNHPAEMAIRADVRETLRALLPVLERRASPVQKERAARRLAEAEKTNWSAKRAKACEDVHSLAGTTPIDPRWLMMTVSDTLPEETVLVEEGLSSAFSLPTYLRIGDPKCYFGLASGGIGFALAGAVGVSLALPERPVVALVGDGSAMYSIQALWTAAHLERPITYLILNNSSYRILKERLVSFRKTDRFIGMDLRDPAIDFVALAQSMGVPARRLVEPAEVVPALRSAIASRKPSLLDVRVADGFGA encoded by the coding sequence ATGGACAGGGCTGCGCAACAAAACGTTTCGATCTCGGGCCGCAGCGCGTTCCTTCAACTGCTGGCCTCCGAGGGGATCGAGTATCTGTTCGGCAATCCGGGGACGACCGAGCTCGCCATCATGGAGGCGCTCGGCGCGCAGTCCGACATCCGCTACGTGCTGGGACTGCAGGAGGCCGTCGTCGTGGCGATGGCCGACGGCTACGGCCGCGCGTCGGGTCGCCTGGCCGCCGCCAACGTGCATGTCGCCCCGGGGCTGGGCAATGCGATGGGCGCGCTCTACAACGCCCGGTTCTTCGGATCGCCGGTGCTGCTGACCGCGGGGCAGCAGGAGCAGGGCCACGGGTTGATGGAGCCCATGCTGTACGATCCACTGGTTCCGATCGCGCAGCCCTTGGTGAAGTGGGCCGTGGAGTGCACGCGCGTGGAAGATCTGCCGCGCATCGTGCGCCGCGCCGCGAAAGTGGCGCTGACCCCGCCGACTGGCCCGGTGTTTCTGAGCCTGCCGGGCGACGTGCTCGACGCGCAGCGCGCGCTCGATCTCGGCCGCCCGACCCGGGTGGCGGCGGACGTTCGACCCGGCGACGCGACCCTGGAAAAGCTGGCCGGGCGAGTGCTCGCCGCGCGCAATCCGGTCATCATCGCCGGACACGAACTGTCCCGGCGCGACGCGTTCGAGGAGGCGGCACAGCTTGCCGAAATGCTGGGCGCTCCAGTGTGGCAGGAGACGGTGCCCTACGGCGCTTCGTTCCCCTCCGCGCACCGTGCGTTCGCAGGCTGGCTCACGCGCAGCCAGCCGCAAGTGCGCAGCTTGCTGCAACCGCACGACCTGCTGATCTGCCTCGGTGCCGACCTGCTGCGCATGTCGGTGCACAACCCGGTCGACGCGCTGCCCGAAGGGCTGCCGGTCATTCACGTCTCCGAGCGCGACTGGGAACTGGGCAAGAATCACCCGGCGGAGATGGCGATCCGTGCCGACGTGCGCGAAACGTTGCGCGCGCTGCTGCCCGTGCTCGAACGCAGGGCATCCCCGGTGCAGAAGGAACGGGCGGCGCGGCGGCTCGCCGAAGCCGAAAAGACCAATTGGAGCGCAAAGCGCGCGAAAGCCTGCGAAGACGTGCACAGCCTCGCGGGCACCACCCCGATCGATCCACGCTGGCTGATGATGACCGTGTCGGACACGCTGCCCGAGGAAACGGTGCTGGTGGAAGAGGGCCTGTCCTCCGCTTTCTCGCTGCCGACGTATCTGCGCATTGGCGACCCGAAGTGCTACTTCGGCCTCGCATCGGGCGGCATCGGGTTCGCGCTGGCCGGCGCCGTCGGGGTCAGTCTGGCCCTTCCCGAACGTCCGGTCGTCGCCCTGGTCGGCGACGGCAGCGCGATGTACAGCATCCAGGCGCTGTGGACCGCCGCCCACCTCGAGCGCCCGATCACTTATCTCATCCTCAACAACAGCAGTTACCGGATACTCAAGGAGCGGCTGGTCTCGTTTCGCAAGACCGACCGCTTCATCGGCATGGACCTGCGCGATCCCGCGATCGACTTCGTCGCGCTCGCGCAGTCCATGGGCGTTCCCGCCCGAAGACTCGTCGAGCCCGCCGAAGTGGTGCCTGCGCTGCGCTCGGCCATCGCGTCGCGGAAACCGTCGCTGCTCGACGTGCGCGTGGCGGACGGGTTTGGCGCCTGA
- a CDS encoding EAL domain-containing protein, which produces MLALTSDWYWEQDRNYRFTFLAATGESGLQHVVNTALGKTRREIGGARTPEQVWRAHEAILERHEPFREFEFEADDGYGRWRWISVSGEPVFSAKGRFLGYRGIAREITSRKLSEEQAREAEIALAQAGAAIFSHDLEGKILSWSRGAEQLLGYSVDEMIGRNALEVLSPERDRPEFPEILHRIRTAASRSSERTFVRKTGEELDVEVWAYPFLDREGVRRGQVVIARDISAKKRAERALAEAEARFHSVVELAPDAILVHDNGRIEYANRAAAMLFAAPNPTDLIGRDFYEFIHEADRETVRSRVSHALRGGAIPGYPMRRIVAMNGELRVAEVGGAAIQQGGRRMILVVAREATERHLAERRLRESEERYRALFDVASDAIVVFDLERKRFVDANANAERLFGMSREELLRTDPVKLSPQRQPDGSLSAERAFDYLGEALKGAKPVFEWTHLHASGREIYCEIRLVRMPPFDRRLIRGSIVDITDKVMARRALEEKESQLRYLATHDALTGLANRTLLNERFRRALERAERYKTQVGVLFLDLDRFKNINDTLGHYTGDRVLEVVGELLRACVRTPDTVARHGGDEFVVLVEEMSDREDAERVARRIMQALAGTLVVDGRETFLRASIGIAIFPHHGRDADALIRAADEAMYLAKQAGRNNYQFYDPSISVRTTERVRLEGELRRGLMRQELRLHYQPKVRMRDGRVSGFEALLRWERPGFGLVSPAQFIALAEETGLIVEMGYWALREAVHQLRTWLDEGVEVRPVAINFSPREFLDPNLVRRVREILTEARIEPRLLQLEVTENVTMENESRSRSVMRELVELGVSIAMDDFGTGYSSLANIMKFPISTLKIDRSFVSGIPEHADAVAVTQAVMAMGKSLGLEVVAEGVESKEQVDFLLSIGCETAQGYYFSAPLPAEQAIQLLLNGVKPGQHPSGAGL; this is translated from the coding sequence ATGCTGGCGCTGACTTCCGACTGGTACTGGGAGCAGGACCGGAACTACCGATTCACCTTTCTCGCGGCCACCGGCGAGTCCGGCCTGCAGCACGTCGTGAACACCGCGCTGGGCAAGACGCGCCGCGAGATCGGCGGCGCCCGTACGCCGGAGCAGGTGTGGCGCGCGCACGAGGCGATCCTCGAGCGTCACGAGCCGTTCCGGGAGTTCGAGTTCGAAGCTGACGACGGATACGGCCGCTGGCGCTGGATCTCGGTGAGCGGGGAACCGGTGTTCTCGGCCAAAGGCCGGTTTCTCGGTTACCGCGGCATCGCACGCGAGATTACCAGCCGGAAGCTTTCCGAGGAGCAGGCGCGGGAAGCCGAGATCGCCCTGGCCCAGGCGGGCGCCGCGATCTTCTCCCACGATCTGGAGGGAAAGATCCTGAGCTGGAGTCGCGGCGCCGAGCAACTGCTCGGATACTCGGTGGACGAGATGATCGGCAGGAACGCGCTCGAGGTTCTGAGCCCGGAGCGGGACCGGCCGGAGTTCCCCGAAATCCTGCATCGCATCCGCACCGCTGCGTCGCGCAGCTCCGAGCGCACCTTTGTCAGGAAGACCGGCGAGGAACTCGACGTCGAGGTCTGGGCTTATCCCTTTCTCGATCGCGAGGGCGTGCGCCGCGGCCAGGTGGTGATCGCGCGCGACATCTCGGCGAAGAAGAGGGCCGAGCGTGCACTCGCCGAGGCCGAAGCCCGGTTTCACAGTGTCGTCGAACTGGCGCCCGATGCGATCCTGGTGCACGACAACGGCAGGATCGAGTACGCGAACCGCGCCGCCGCGATGTTGTTCGCGGCGCCGAACCCGACCGACTTGATCGGGCGCGATTTCTACGAGTTCATCCACGAAGCGGATCGCGAAACGGTGCGCAGCCGCGTCAGCCACGCCCTGCGCGGCGGCGCAATCCCGGGCTATCCGATGCGGCGTATCGTGGCGATGAACGGCGAACTGCGCGTCGCCGAAGTCGGCGGCGCCGCGATCCAGCAGGGCGGGCGCCGGATGATCCTGGTCGTCGCGCGCGAAGCCACCGAACGCCACCTCGCCGAGCGGCGCTTGCGCGAAAGCGAGGAACGCTATCGCGCGCTGTTCGACGTCGCTTCCGATGCGATCGTGGTGTTCGACCTCGAGCGCAAACGCTTCGTCGACGCCAACGCGAATGCCGAGAGACTGTTCGGGATGTCGCGCGAGGAGTTGCTGCGCACCGACCCCGTGAAGCTCAGCCCGCAGCGGCAGCCCGACGGCTCGCTGTCGGCCGAGCGCGCGTTCGATTACCTCGGCGAGGCGCTGAAAGGCGCGAAACCGGTCTTCGAGTGGACCCATCTGCATGCGTCCGGCCGCGAGATCTATTGCGAGATCCGCCTGGTGCGCATGCCTCCGTTCGACCGTCGGCTGATCCGCGGCAGCATCGTGGACATCACCGACAAGGTCATGGCGCGCCGCGCGCTGGAGGAAAAGGAGAGCCAGCTGCGCTACCTCGCCACGCACGACGCGCTGACCGGCCTGGCCAATCGGACGCTGCTCAACGAGCGTTTCCGGCGCGCCCTGGAGCGCGCGGAACGCTACAAGACCCAGGTCGGCGTCCTGTTCCTGGATCTGGACCGCTTCAAGAACATCAACGACACGCTGGGTCACTACACCGGCGATCGCGTGCTGGAGGTGGTCGGCGAGCTGCTGCGTGCGTGCGTGCGCACGCCCGACACCGTGGCGCGCCATGGCGGCGACGAGTTCGTCGTGCTGGTCGAGGAGATGAGCGATCGCGAGGACGCCGAGCGGGTGGCGCGACGCATCATGCAGGCGCTGGCGGGAACATTGGTGGTCGACGGCCGGGAGACCTTCCTGCGCGCGAGCATCGGCATCGCGATCTTTCCGCATCACGGCCGCGATGCGGATGCGCTGATCCGTGCGGCCGACGAGGCGATGTACCTGGCCAAGCAGGCCGGGCGCAACAACTATCAGTTCTACGATCCCAGCATCTCGGTGCGCACCACGGAGCGCGTCCGGCTCGAAGGCGAGTTGCGCCGCGGGCTCATGCGCCAGGAATTGCGTCTGCACTATCAACCCAAGGTGCGCATGCGCGACGGGCGCGTCAGCGGTTTCGAGGCGCTGCTGCGCTGGGAACGGCCCGGTTTCGGACTGGTGTCGCCGGCCCAGTTCATCGCGCTGGCGGAGGAGACCGGGCTGATCGTCGAGATGGGTTACTGGGCGCTGCGCGAGGCGGTCCACCAGCTGCGCACCTGGCTGGACGAGGGTGTCGAAGTCCGGCCGGTGGCGATCAACTTCTCGCCCAGGGAATTTCTCGACCCCAACTTGGTGCGGCGCGTGCGCGAGATCCTCACCGAAGCGCGCATCGAGCCACGGCTGCTGCAACTGGAAGTCACGGAGAACGTCACCATGGAGAACGAGAGCCGCTCGCGCAGCGTCATGCGCGAGCTGGTGGAGCTGGGTGTGAGCATCGCCATGGACGACTTCGGCACCGGCTACTCCTCGCTTGCCAACATCATGAAGTTCCCGATCTCCACGCTGAAGATCGATCGTTCTTTCGTCAGCGGCATTCCCGAACACGCCGACGCGGTCGCGGTGACCCAGGCGGTGATGGCGATGGGCAAGTCGCTCGGCTTGGAGGTGGTCGCGGAAGGCGTCGAGTCGAAAGAACAGGTGGACTTCCTGCTGTCGATCGGTTGCGAGACCGCGCAGGGCTACTACTTCAGCGCGCCGCTGCCCGCGGAGCAGGCGATACAACTGCTGCTCAATGGCGTGAAACCGGGCCAGCACCCCTCCGGCGCCGGTCTTTAG
- a CDS encoding isoprenylcysteine carboxylmethyltransferase family protein, whose product MLEAIHSLFNHPGLRKLLVRVRVPIFVAVGLAIIPLMKPAFMPAGFAVSMLGEMIQLWCFATLDKNQRLCCRGPYAVVRNPMYLGRLLIVLGPLLALGAWWLLAAFAVVYYLYMVNRVKREEALLRGVLGAEYEAYCAAVGRFVPGARFRSEPLWTWDWNLFRRNHGPKNLAALVVFWVIAFGWQAWARR is encoded by the coding sequence ATGCTCGAAGCCATTCACTCGTTGTTCAATCACCCCGGCCTGCGCAAGCTGCTGGTCAGAGTGCGCGTGCCGATCTTCGTCGCGGTCGGTCTCGCGATCATCCCGCTGATGAAACCGGCGTTCATGCCGGCGGGATTCGCCGTATCGATGCTCGGCGAGATGATCCAGTTGTGGTGTTTCGCCACGCTGGACAAGAACCAGCGCTTGTGCTGCCGGGGTCCCTATGCCGTGGTGCGCAACCCGATGTACCTCGGGCGCTTGCTCATCGTGCTCGGCCCGCTGCTCGCGCTGGGGGCCTGGTGGCTGCTCGCCGCGTTCGCCGTCGTCTATTACCTGTACATGGTGAACAGGGTGAAGCGCGAAGAAGCGCTGCTGCGCGGCGTGCTGGGCGCGGAGTACGAGGCTTACTGCGCCGCGGTCGGCCGCTTTGTGCCCGGCGCGCGCTTCCGCAGCGAGCCGCTGTGGACCTGGGACTGGAATCTGTTCCGCCGCAACCATGGTCCGAAGAACCTGGCGGCGCTGGTCGTCTTCTGGGTGATCGCCTTCGGCTGGCAGGCCTGGGCGCGCCGCTAA